A part of Candida albicans SC5314 chromosome 2, complete sequence genomic DNA contains:
- the ITR1 gene encoding myo-inositol transporter (MFS inositol transporter; uptake of exogenous inositol; 12 transmembrane motifs; expressed in rich medium; fluconazole, caspofungin repressed; possibly essential (UAU1 method); flow model, rat catheter and Spider biofilm induced): protein MGSSTNNTQSKATPSVLENEVNSSKSSVVSSTSSAKGLLRETTNHGTMETSSVQISESESRPSKMVLVLTLASSISGFMFGYDTGYISSALVQIGTDLSNKILTSGEKEFITSATSLGALLGAVVGGVLANLIGRRRVLLGSNIIFVVGTIIQLAARTVWTMIAGRFVLGWGVGIASLIAPLMISELAPAKYRGRLIVTNVIFITGGQLIAYFINWGLTRVSHGWRVSVGLCMVPPVLQFVLFWFLPDTPRFYVMNGNFEKARQVLRKVHVDPSDEFVNATIDEMIASDSTVPGNGPLQKAWKSIKIIHTTPGNFRALILACGLQGIQQFTGFNSLMYFSATIFETIGFHNATAVSIIIAATNFVFTGIAICIIDKVGRRRILLVGMPCMCISLIVCAVAFHYLNVDFSTGTVVSRGINGWGIVVIIGMILYVASYAIGIGNAAWVGVELFSDVNVRSIGAMYAACTNWAGSLVIASTFLTMLENITPTGTFSFFAGLCFIAFFFVYFLLPDTAGLELEETTDFLSNGFNVKQAAQLSKERKKHSKFAKSKPTV, encoded by the coding sequence atgggAAGTTCAACCAATAATACACAATCAAAAGCTACCCCCAGTGTGTTAGAAAATGAAGTCAATAGCTCAAAATCATCAGTTGTTTCATCAACGTCTTCTGCTAAAGGGTTGCTACGTGAAACCACTAATCATGGTACTATGGAAACATCCTCGGTTCAGATATCTGAATCAGAATCTCGTCCATCGAAAATGGTACTTGTATTAACACTtgcatcatcaatttctggATTTATGTTTGGGTACGATACTGGTTATATATCTTCAGCATTAGTTCAAATTGGTACAGATTTATCTAACAAAATTCTAACATCAggtgaaaaagaatttataaCTTCTGCCACATCGTTAGGAGCTCTTCTTGGtgctgttgttggtggtgtATTAGCAAATTTGATTGGTAGACGTAGAGTTTTATTGGGCTCAAATATCATTTTCGTTGTGGGGACAATAATACAATTGGCTGCTCGTACTGTGTGGACTATGATAGCCGGGCGATTTGTTTTAGGTTGGGGTGTTGGTATTGCATCATTGATTGCTCCTTTAATGATTTCAGAATTAGCTCCTGCTAAATATCGTGGTAGATTAATTGTTACCAATGTCATATTTATTACTGGGGGTCAATTAATAGCTTATTTCATAAATTGGGGTCTTACAAGAGTAAGTCATGGTTGGAGAGTATCTGTTGGTTTATGTATGGTACCACCAGTTTtacaatttgttttattttggtttttaCCAGATACACCAAGATTTTACGTGATGAATGGGAACTTTGAAAAGGCAAGACAAGTTTTGAGAAAAGTACACGTTGATCCTTCAGATGAATTTGTAAATGCTACTATTGATGAAATGATTGCCTCTGATTCAACTGTCCCAGGTAATGGACCTTTACAAAAGGCATGGAAATCGATCAAGATTATTCACACTACTCCAGGAAATTTTAGAGCTTTGATACTTGCATGTGGTTTACAAGGTATACAACAATTCACTGGgtttaattcattaatgtATTTCAGTGCAACCATTTTTGAAACTATTGGTTTCCATAACGCTACAGCTgtttctattattattgctgCCACAAATTTCGTGTTTACAGGGATAGCCATTtgtattattgataaagttggtagaagaagaattttatTGGTAGGAATGCCATGCATGTGTATCTCATTAATTGTCTGTGCTGTTGCCTTCCATTATTTGAATGTTGATTTCAGTACTGGTACAGTTGTATCTAGAGGTATTAATGGTTGGGGGATTGTTGTGATTATAGGAATGATATTGTATGTTGCTTCTTATGCCATAGGTATTGGTAATGCTGCATGGGTGGGTGTTGAATTGTTTTCAGATGTCAATGTACGTTCCATTGGGGCAATGTATGCTGCATGTACAAATTGGGCTGGTTCATTGGTAATTGCTTCGACATTCTTGACAATGTTGGAAAATATAACCCCAACTGGGacattttcattctttGCTGGATTATGTTTTATTgcatttttctttgtttatttcttgTTACCAGATACTGCTGGTttggaattggaagaaaCCACCGATTTCTTATCCAACGGGTTCAATGTGAAACAAGCTGCACAATTGTcaaagg
- the CYT1 gene encoding ubiquinol--cytochrome-c reductase catalytic subunit (Cytochrome c1; induced in high iron; alkaline repressed; possibly an essential gene, disruptants not obtained by UAU1 method; Hap43-repressed; Spider biofilm repressed): protein MFRTAYKTMNQSMVQKFIAGGVGVTGLTASYLLYQDSMTADAMTAAEHGLHPPAYNWPHNGMFETFDHASIRRGFQVYREVCAACHSLDRIAWRNLVGVSHTTSEAKAMAEELEYDDEPDDEGKPRKRPGKLADYIPGPYENEQAARAANQGAYPPDLSLIVKARHGGSDYIFSLLTGYPDEPPAGVVLPEGSNYNPYFPGGAIAMGRVLFDDLVEYEDGTPATTSQMAKDVSTFLNWASEPEHDDRKKWGLKALVVLSSLYLLSIWVKRFKWTPIKNRKFRFDPPKK from the coding sequence ATGTTCAGAACAGCATATAAAACTATGAACCAATCAATGGTTCAAAAATTCATTGctggtggtgttggtgtCACTGGTTTAACTGCATCATATTTGTTGTATCAAGATTCTATGACTGCTGATGCAATGACTGCAGCAGAACATGGTTTACATCCACCAGCTTACAACTGGCCTCATAACGGTATGTTTGAAACATTTGACCATGCATCAATTAGAAGAGGTTTCCAAGTTTATAGAGAAGTTTGTGCTGCCTGTCACTCTTTAGACAGAATTGCTTGGAGAAACTTGGTTGGTGTTTCTCATACTACTTCTGAAGCTAAAGCTATGGCTGAAGAATTAGAATATGACGATGAACCAGATGATGAAGGTAAACCAAGAAAGAGACCAGGTAAGTTGGCTGATTACATTCCAGGTCCTTATGAAAATGAACAAGCTGCTAGAGCTGCCAATCAAGGTGCTTATCCACCAGATTTGTCATTGATTGTGAAAGCCAGACACGGTGGAAGTGATTATATCTTCTCCTTGTTGACTGGTTACCCAGATGAACCACCAGCGGGTGTTGTGTTACCAGAAGGTTCCAACTATAACCCTTACTTCCCAGGTGGTGCTATTGCTATGGGTAGAGTTTTGTTTGATGACTTGGTTGAATACGAAGATGGTACTCCGGCTACCACCTCTCAAATGGCTAAAGATGTCAGTACTTTCTTGAACTGGGCTTCTGAACCAGAACATGATGACAGAAAGAAATGGGGTTTGAAAGCTCTTGTTGTCCTTTCTTCATTGTACTTGTTATCCATCTGGGTCAAGAGATTCAAATGGACTCCAATCAAGAACAGAAAATTCAGATTCGACCCaccaaagaaataa
- a CDS encoding uncharacterized protein (Protein of unknown function; Spider biofilm induced), producing the protein MSSDPLTSNARPATDSLITVRIIKSFPYRNVKNYIIKDIDLKSTTPKQLLEKLHELINTTGALRPYRNVEYNSIKIYTKAHGSKSMNLVINFDNDEDWVLVNPSNNGDKQSLWDLDIRNETELSLFNWDDYVAYKENPVEKW; encoded by the coding sequence ATGTCATCTGATCCATTAACTTCAAACGCACGTCCAGCAACCGACTCATTGATCACCGTCAGAATCATAAAATCTTTCCCATATAGAAACGTGAAAAATTACATTATCAAAGATATCGATTTAAAATCAACCACTCCAAAACAACTATTAGAAAAATTGCATGAACTTATAAATACTACAGGTGCTTTGAGACCATATAGAAATGTTGAATATAACTCGATAAAGATTTACACAAAAGCCCATGGATCAAAATCTATGAATTTGgttattaattttgataatgatgagGATTGGGTTTTAGTGAATCCAAGTAATAACGGAGATAAACAAAGTTTGTGGGATTTAGATATAAGGAATGAAACAGAATTAAGTTTATTTAATTGGGATGATTATGTTGCATATAAAGAGAACCCCGTTGAGAAATGGTAA